The Papaver somniferum cultivar HN1 chromosome 3, ASM357369v1, whole genome shotgun sequence genome includes a region encoding these proteins:
- the LOC113357879 gene encoding two-component response regulator ARR17-like isoform X1 codes for MASSSSATLSSLSNGLGLGEEALHVLAVDDNIIDRKLIELLLKKSDCKVTTAENGARALEYLGLGDEKASCTGSKTGSTINMIITDYSMPGMTGYELLKKIKESSKMKEVPVVIMSSENIPTRINNRCLQEGAEEFMLKPIQQSDVKKLRCHMMKLNKPSYNGRFCMGR; via the exons ATggcttcttcatcatcagcaacgCTATCGTCTTTGTCAAATGGACTGGGTTTGGGAGAAGAAGCACTTCATGTGCTAGCTGTTGATGATAATATCATTGACAGGAAACTGATAGAGTTGCTTTTGAAGAAATCTGATTGTAAAG TGACGACTGCAGAAAATGGGGCAAGGGCACTGGAATATTTAGGTCTGGGTGACGAAAAAGCAAGCTGCACAGGCAGCAAAACT GGTTCAACAATAAACATGATAATTACTGATTACAGTATGCCAGGAATGACAGGATACGAACTTCTTAAGAAAATCAAG GAGTCATCTAAAATGAAAGAGGTTCCTGTCGTGATAATGTCATCCGAGAACATCCCAACAAGAATCAACAA TAGGTGTTTACAGGAAGGAGCTGAAGAGTTCATGCTGAAGCccatccaacaatcagatgtgaAGAAATTGAGATGTCACATGATGAAACTTAACAAACCATCATATAATGGAAGGTTTTGCATGGGAAGATAA
- the LOC113357879 gene encoding two-component response regulator ARR17-like isoform X2, with protein MASSSSATLSSLSNGLGLGEEALHVLAVDDNIIDRKLIELLLKKSDCKVTTAENGARALEYLGLGDEKASCTGSKTGSTINMIITDYSMPGMTGYELLKKIKESSKMKEVPVVIMSSENIPTRINKCLQEGAEEFMLKPIQQSDVKKLRCHMMKLNKPSYNGRFCMGR; from the exons ATggcttcttcatcatcagcaacgCTATCGTCTTTGTCAAATGGACTGGGTTTGGGAGAAGAAGCACTTCATGTGCTAGCTGTTGATGATAATATCATTGACAGGAAACTGATAGAGTTGCTTTTGAAGAAATCTGATTGTAAAG TGACGACTGCAGAAAATGGGGCAAGGGCACTGGAATATTTAGGTCTGGGTGACGAAAAAGCAAGCTGCACAGGCAGCAAAACT GGTTCAACAATAAACATGATAATTACTGATTACAGTATGCCAGGAATGACAGGATACGAACTTCTTAAGAAAATCAAG GAGTCATCTAAAATGAAAGAGGTTCCTGTCGTGATAATGTCATCCGAGAACATCCCAACAAGAATCAACAA GTGTTTACAGGAAGGAGCTGAAGAGTTCATGCTGAAGCccatccaacaatcagatgtgaAGAAATTGAGATGTCACATGATGAAACTTAACAAACCATCATATAATGGAAGGTTTTGCATGGGAAGATAA